A genomic window from Thermodesulfitimonas autotrophica includes:
- the cobM gene encoding precorrin-4 C(11)-methyltransferase, with amino-acid sequence MKPVYIVGAGPGDPELITVKGARLLGEADVVVYAGSLIPPAVLRYVRPEAERHNSATLTRQEIAGILIGAARAGKLAVRLSSGDPSLYGAIAELMADLEAAGVPCEVVPGVSSFLAAAARLKKEFTVPGVSQTLILSRLAGRTPVPEAESLAALARHRASLCLFLSVHLIEEVAAALAAGYPPETPVAVVEKVTWPEERIIHCRLSELPAAVRGAGITRTALVLVGDFLEAAGEPSRLYDPNFSHGYRKRGDA; translated from the coding sequence GTGAAACCGGTCTACATTGTCGGGGCTGGCCCGGGTGACCCAGAGCTGATCACCGTAAAGGGGGCGCGGCTACTCGGGGAGGCGGACGTGGTCGTTTACGCCGGTTCGCTTATCCCGCCGGCAGTTCTTCGCTATGTTCGTCCCGAGGCGGAGCGCCACAACAGCGCGACGCTCACCCGGCAGGAAATCGCGGGGATCCTGATCGGCGCGGCGCGGGCCGGTAAACTGGCGGTGCGCCTCTCTTCAGGGGATCCAAGCCTTTACGGGGCGATCGCGGAGCTGATGGCGGACCTGGAGGCGGCCGGCGTCCCTTGCGAGGTGGTGCCGGGGGTGAGTTCTTTTTTAGCGGCGGCGGCCCGCCTGAAAAAGGAGTTTACCGTGCCCGGGGTAAGCCAGACGCTGATTTTGAGCCGGCTGGCCGGCCGGACGCCCGTGCCGGAGGCCGAATCTTTGGCAGCACTGGCGCGACACCGGGCGAGCCTCTGCCTTTTCTTGAGCGTCCATCTGATCGAGGAAGTAGCCGCGGCTCTCGCCGCCGGTTACCCGCCGGAGACGCCGGTCGCGGTAGTAGAAAAAGTTACCTGGCCGGAGGAAAGAATCATTCACTGCCGGCTGAGTGAGCTTCCCGCGGCAGTGCGGGGGGCCGGCATTACCCGGACGGCGCTGGTCCTGGTGGGCGATTTTCTGGAAGCGGCAGGGGAGCCTTCGCGCCTTTACGACCCGAACTTCAGCCACGGTTACCGGAAGCGGGGCGACGCGTGA
- the cbiT gene encoding precorrin-6Y C5,15-methyltransferase (decarboxylating) subunit CbiT, whose amino-acid sequence MVDFPYVTPGIPDAAFLRDETPLTREEVRVVALAKLRLPPAGVFWDVGAGTGSVAVEAARLMPGGKVFAVEAKEERAALIRANRERFGLTNLTVVAGEAPAALGALPRPDRVFVGGSGGRLPEILAYLRERLPATGRLVVSAVTLETLAIAAGVLRWPGWQGEITGLSVVRGERVGERTLLRGGNPVFLVVAAREEA is encoded by the coding sequence TTGGTTGATTTCCCTTACGTAACGCCCGGCATTCCGGACGCGGCCTTTTTACGGGATGAGACGCCGCTTACCCGTGAGGAGGTGCGGGTGGTAGCGCTCGCGAAGCTCCGGCTCCCGCCAGCGGGTGTCTTCTGGGATGTCGGCGCGGGCACGGGTTCGGTGGCGGTGGAGGCGGCGCGGCTGATGCCGGGGGGAAAGGTCTTCGCGGTTGAGGCTAAGGAGGAGCGGGCCGCACTCATCCGGGCCAACCGGGAACGCTTCGGGCTTACCAACCTAACCGTGGTGGCGGGGGAGGCGCCGGCGGCCTTAGGCGCGCTCCCGCGCCCGGACCGGGTGTTTGTGGGGGGCAGCGGCGGGCGGCTGCCAGAAATCTTGGCTTACTTGCGGGAGCGCTTGCCGGCAACGGGGCGGCTGGTGGTGAGCGCCGTAACCCTCGAGACTTTGGCGATTGCGGCCGGGGTGCTCCGGTGGCCCGGCTGGCAGGGGGAAATCACCGGCCTATCGGTGGTGCGGGGGGAAAGGGTGGGGGAGAGGACTTTGCTGCGGGGCGGCAACCCGGTTTTTTTAGTGGTGGCGGCCAGGGAAGAAGCTTAA
- the cobJ gene encoding precorrin-3B C(17)-methyltransferase, with protein sequence MGIGPGDPGLLAPRAKEALARAEVVFGYRTYLGLVGDLLAGKEVVPSGMREEVARARAAVARATNGARVAVLSGGDPGVYGMAAPVLEVAAAAGVPVTVVPGVTAATAAAALLGAPLGHDFAVVSLSDLLTPWPVIVKRLEAAVAADFVLVLYNPSSTKRKERWLEAVAILRAGRPAATPVGIVWDAGRSGERKVLCDLATVTAHPVDMRATVIVGNSHTYVANGVMITPRGYNW encoded by the coding sequence GTGGGGATCGGCCCGGGGGATCCGGGTTTACTTGCGCCGCGGGCTAAGGAAGCGCTGGCCCGGGCCGAGGTGGTTTTCGGCTACCGCACTTACTTGGGGCTGGTGGGCGACCTGCTCGCGGGTAAGGAGGTCGTCCCGAGCGGGATGCGGGAAGAGGTGGCGCGGGCGCGCGCGGCGGTGGCGCGGGCGACAAACGGTGCGCGGGTGGCGGTTCTCTCGGGTGGCGATCCGGGCGTTTACGGCATGGCGGCGCCGGTCCTGGAGGTGGCCGCGGCGGCAGGAGTACCGGTAACGGTGGTGCCCGGGGTGACGGCGGCTACAGCGGCCGCGGCCTTGTTGGGGGCGCCGCTCGGCCACGATTTTGCCGTGGTGAGTCTGAGTGACCTGCTCACGCCTTGGCCGGTGATTGTCAAGCGGCTGGAGGCCGCGGTGGCGGCCGACTTTGTGCTCGTGCTCTACAACCCCTCCAGCACGAAGAGAAAAGAGCGGTGGCTGGAGGCGGTGGCGATCCTTCGGGCCGGGCGGCCGGCAGCAACGCCGGTGGGGATCGTCTGGGACGCGGGGCGCTCGGGCGAACGGAAGGTGCTCTGCGACCTGGCAACGGTGACGGCGCATCCCGTCGATATGCGGGCTACGGTGATCGTCGGCAACTCCCATACTTATGTGGCTAACGGCGTAATGATTACGCCGCGGGGGTACAACTGGTGA
- the cobI gene encoding precorrin-2 C(20)-methyltransferase, whose protein sequence is MATLYGVGVGPGDPELITLKALRVLERVPVICTPHAQKGEESIAGEIVLAVLGPERLREKEFLPLHFPMTRERAALEAAWAEAARQVVARLRAQKDVAFVTLGDPTFYSTFPYLERAVRAVDPAAKIAVIPGVNAFAACAAAGGIAVQGDERLAVVPATAAADLAPVLESFDCAVFLKAGRHLDAVRAAVESVGLSEKAHLYERCGFPGGRQGPLAAFPVADYLSLVVVKK, encoded by the coding sequence ATGGCCACACTTTACGGGGTGGGCGTGGGTCCCGGCGACCCGGAACTGATTACTTTGAAGGCGCTACGCGTACTCGAGCGCGTGCCCGTAATCTGCACGCCCCACGCGCAAAAAGGGGAGGAGAGTATCGCCGGGGAGATCGTGCTGGCGGTGCTGGGGCCGGAGAGGCTGCGGGAGAAGGAGTTTTTGCCGCTCCATTTTCCGATGACGCGGGAGCGCGCCGCGCTTGAAGCGGCCTGGGCGGAGGCGGCGAGGCAGGTGGTTGCCCGGCTCAGGGCGCAAAAGGACGTGGCCTTCGTCACCCTGGGCGACCCTACCTTTTACAGCACCTTTCCCTACCTCGAGCGGGCGGTGCGGGCGGTGGACCCGGCAGCAAAGATCGCGGTGATTCCGGGGGTGAACGCCTTCGCGGCGTGCGCGGCGGCTGGCGGCATTGCGGTTCAGGGAGACGAGCGGCTTGCGGTGGTTCCCGCCACCGCCGCGGCGGACTTGGCGCCGGTGCTGGAGTCTTTCGACTGCGCCGTTTTCTTGAAGGCGGGGCGCCACCTCGACGCTGTGCGGGCAGCGGTTGAAAGTGTTGGTCTTAGCGAGAAGGCACATCTTTACGAGCGGTGCGGTTTTCCGGGCGGGCGGCAGGGGCCGCTGGCGGCGTTCCCGGTGGCGGATTATCTATCGCTCGTGGTGGTGAAAAAGTGA
- the cbiD gene encoding cobalt-precorrin-5B (C(1))-methyltransferase CbiD, producing the protein MKRLREGYTTGMCAAAAAKAAALLLFRGEAPAAVAVVTPAGRELRLPVAEAVRGEEWARCGVVKDAGDDPDVTDGLTIFAEVRPAPAGIVLRGGEGVGVVTRPGLPVPVGEPAINPVPRRLILREVAAVLPPGRGAEVTISVPGGAEVAARTFNPRLGIVGGISILGTMGIVKPMSEEAYRESLGCAVDVAVAEGRRELVFVPGRTGEKVAVERYGFPPEAVVQISNFVGYMLERAAAAGARAILLFGHLGKLLKVAGGIFHTHSRVADARGEILAALAAAEGAPPPLVARLLETPTVEEAVPFLRAAGLERVFAAAAARASRRAEDFVRGKLRVGTVLLGRDGEVLGYDAGAREIAAACRVNLPARGGELPPGVYVVGVGPGAPDLLTPAAWRIIRGAKVLVGGERVLGGIEGGPDVERYFITRNWRELTATVAARSREVPVVVLVSGDPGLFSFLGTLRRAHPDLSVTVVPGISAAALAFARLGTGYEDAAFISLHGREENEVALLDAVRRAAKVLVFTGPAYPPQRVGAVLLAHGFGERRVHVFSNLSLPEEKSFAGKAQELAVVSTPFPNAVVVILG; encoded by the coding sequence GTGAAGCGGCTGCGGGAAGGCTACACCACGGGGATGTGCGCGGCGGCGGCAGCTAAGGCGGCGGCGCTGCTCCTTTTCCGGGGCGAAGCGCCGGCGGCGGTGGCCGTGGTCACCCCGGCAGGGCGGGAACTCCGGCTGCCGGTGGCGGAAGCGGTGCGGGGAGAGGAGTGGGCGCGCTGCGGGGTGGTGAAGGATGCGGGGGACGACCCGGACGTAACGGACGGGCTGACAATTTTTGCGGAAGTGCGGCCGGCGCCGGCAGGAATAGTGTTGCGCGGGGGCGAAGGGGTAGGGGTGGTGACGCGGCCGGGGCTGCCCGTGCCGGTGGGGGAGCCGGCGATCAACCCGGTGCCGCGGCGGCTCATTCTCCGGGAGGTGGCGGCGGTGCTGCCGCCGGGTAGGGGGGCGGAAGTGACGATCAGCGTGCCGGGCGGGGCGGAAGTGGCGGCGAGGACCTTCAACCCGCGCCTGGGGATTGTGGGGGGCATTTCGATCTTGGGGACGATGGGGATTGTCAAACCGATGTCGGAGGAGGCCTACCGGGAAAGCCTCGGCTGCGCGGTGGACGTGGCGGTGGCCGAAGGGCGGCGGGAGCTCGTCTTCGTGCCGGGGCGGACGGGGGAGAAGGTAGCGGTGGAACGTTACGGCTTTCCCCCGGAGGCTGTGGTCCAGATAAGCAATTTTGTCGGCTACATGCTCGAGCGGGCGGCGGCCGCGGGGGCGAGGGCGATCCTGCTTTTCGGCCACCTCGGCAAGCTCCTCAAGGTTGCTGGCGGTATTTTCCACACCCACAGCCGGGTGGCGGACGCGCGCGGGGAGATCCTGGCCGCCTTGGCCGCCGCGGAAGGAGCCCCGCCGCCGTTAGTGGCGCGGCTGCTGGAGACACCTACGGTAGAAGAGGCGGTGCCGTTCCTGCGCGCGGCGGGACTGGAGCGGGTGTTCGCGGCGGCGGCGGCGCGGGCGAGCCGGCGGGCGGAGGATTTTGTCCGGGGGAAGCTGCGGGTGGGAACGGTGCTGCTGGGCCGCGACGGGGAAGTGCTCGGTTACGACGCGGGGGCGCGGGAAATTGCCGCGGCTTGCCGCGTAAATTTGCCGGCGCGCGGCGGAGAATTGCCGCCCGGGGTTTACGTGGTCGGCGTGGGGCCGGGGGCGCCTGATCTTCTCACCCCCGCGGCCTGGCGGATCATCCGCGGGGCGAAGGTGCTCGTCGGCGGGGAGCGGGTGCTTGGGGGTATCGAAGGCGGGCCGGATGTGGAACGCTACTTTATTACGCGCAACTGGCGGGAGCTTACCGCTACCGTTGCGGCCCGGAGCCGGGAGGTGCCCGTGGTGGTGCTCGTTTCGGGTGACCCGGGGCTTTTCAGCTTCTTAGGGACGCTCCGGCGCGCGCACCCCGATTTGTCAGTGACGGTGGTGCCGGGGATCAGCGCGGCGGCGCTGGCCTTTGCCCGCCTCGGCACCGGCTACGAGGACGCAGCGTTTATCAGCTTGCACGGGCGGGAAGAAAACGAAGTCGCGCTGCTGGATGCGGTGCGCCGGGCGGCGAAGGTCTTGGTCTTCACGGGACCGGCGTACCCGCCCCAGCGGGTGGGCGCTGTGCTTTTAGCCCACGGTTTCGGGGAGCGGCGGGTCCACGTTTTTTCCAACCTCTCGCTTCCGGAAGAGAAAAGCTTTGCGGGTAAGGCCCAGGAGCTTGCGGTTGTCTCTACGCCTTTCCCCAACGCGGTGGTGGTCATCCTTGGTTGA
- a CDS encoding cobalt-precorrin 5A hydrolase, producing the protein MKVREGLAIVVLSARGYALAERIAATAEKRRVAIYAPVKLGVGEPYRSVRECVAALFPRVEALVFIGAVGVAVRLVAPHLADKFTDPPVVVVDEAGRFAVTLVGGHHGANALAEEIAAALGACPVVTTASDSLGRPAVDLFAAKFNLALEPRTNLSRVARALLDGERVALLWDEAVPPVDYHWPPEVAVLRWRPGAPPPAGFAVWLLVTEQEVTPPPGPYLFLRPRRYVVGVGCRRGTGRAAIRQAIALAMAEAGLPLLGLRELATVELKKDEAGLKEAAAELGVPVRFLPLAALKRVQAALGPGAVSESKRVKEKIGVGNVCELAALTAGAERLVVRKTIFPRVTVAVGVAPWP; encoded by the coding sequence GTGAAGGTGCGGGAAGGTTTGGCCATTGTGGTCTTGAGCGCTCGGGGCTACGCCCTGGCGGAGCGGATAGCGGCAACCGCAGAGAAGCGACGGGTGGCGATTTACGCGCCAGTTAAGCTCGGCGTGGGGGAGCCTTACCGCTCAGTCAGGGAGTGCGTGGCGGCGCTTTTCCCGCGGGTGGAGGCGCTTGTTTTTATCGGCGCGGTGGGCGTCGCGGTGCGCTTGGTGGCACCGCACCTCGCGGACAAATTCACCGACCCGCCGGTAGTGGTGGTGGATGAGGCAGGGCGCTTCGCGGTCACTTTGGTGGGCGGCCACCACGGCGCCAACGCCCTGGCGGAGGAAATAGCCGCGGCGCTCGGTGCCTGCCCGGTCGTCACTACGGCGAGCGATTCCTTGGGGCGCCCGGCAGTGGATCTCTTCGCGGCCAAATTTAACCTCGCGCTTGAGCCGCGCACCAACCTATCGCGGGTGGCCCGGGCCCTGTTAGACGGCGAAAGGGTGGCGCTACTCTGGGACGAGGCGGTGCCGCCGGTTGATTACCACTGGCCGCCGGAGGTGGCGGTCCTGCGCTGGCGGCCCGGCGCGCCTCCACCGGCAGGGTTTGCCGTTTGGCTCTTGGTTACGGAGCAGGAGGTGACGCCACCGCCGGGTCCCTATCTCTTCTTGCGCCCGCGCCGCTACGTTGTCGGGGTGGGTTGCCGGCGGGGGACGGGGAGAGCCGCGATCCGGCAGGCGATTGCGCTGGCGATGGCGGAAGCGGGCCTGCCGCTTTTGGGGTTGCGGGAGCTGGCCACGGTGGAGCTAAAAAAGGATGAGGCGGGTCTGAAGGAGGCGGCGGCGGAACTCGGCGTTCCGGTGCGGTTTTTACCGTTAGCGGCACTAAAAAGGGTGCAGGCGGCTTTAGGGCCGGGCGCGGTAAGCGAAAGTAAGCGGGTGAAAGAAAAGATCGGGGTGGGAAACGTATGCGAGCTGGCAGCGTTAACGGCGGGAGCAGAGAGGCTCGTGGTCCGGAAGACCATCTTCCCCCGCGTGACGGTAGCGGTAGGGGTGGCTCCCTGGCCGTAG
- a CDS encoding energy-coupling factor ABC transporter ATP-binding protein, producing MREPVLEAVDLCYAYPDGTVALENLSLTIPAGAKVALLGANGAGKTTLFLLLAGLARPAAGEIRFRGAAVGRNRRELLLLRRSVGLVFQDPEAQIFAPTVWEEVAFGPVNQGLDWAAVESRVRAALERVDLWELREKAPHFLSYGQKKRLCVASVLAMEPAVLLLDEITAGLDPCQTERMLAVLVAEHGSGRTLVLATQDVDLAYAWANIVYVLDGGALVAGGAPEAVFADAALVRRAGLRLPVVLSFYQALRERGLVAGGRVPRDLAALVALLPPVAAGVGEGRGGR from the coding sequence GTGCGGGAGCCGGTTCTGGAAGCGGTTGATCTTTGCTACGCCTACCCTGACGGAACGGTGGCGCTCGAAAATTTAAGCCTTACCATCCCGGCGGGGGCGAAGGTGGCGCTGCTCGGCGCCAACGGCGCGGGCAAGACCACCCTTTTTCTCCTGCTGGCGGGGTTAGCGCGACCGGCGGCCGGAGAGATCCGCTTTCGCGGCGCGGCGGTGGGGCGAAACCGGCGGGAGCTGCTTTTGCTCCGCCGGAGTGTAGGCCTCGTTTTTCAGGACCCGGAGGCGCAAATCTTTGCCCCCACCGTCTGGGAAGAGGTGGCCTTCGGGCCGGTTAACCAGGGGCTCGACTGGGCGGCGGTGGAAAGCCGGGTGCGGGCGGCGCTGGAGCGGGTTGACCTCTGGGAATTAAGGGAGAAGGCGCCCCACTTTTTGAGCTACGGCCAGAAGAAGCGGCTGTGTGTGGCCAGCGTTTTAGCCATGGAGCCGGCGGTTTTACTGCTCGACGAGATTACGGCCGGCCTTGATCCCTGCCAGACGGAGCGCATGCTTGCGGTTTTGGTGGCGGAGCATGGTTCCGGGCGCACGCTTGTCTTGGCTACCCAGGATGTGGACCTGGCTTACGCGTGGGCCAACATAGTTTACGTTCTGGACGGCGGCGCGCTGGTGGCCGGCGGCGCGCCGGAGGCGGTTTTTGCCGACGCGGCGCTGGTAAGGAGGGCGGGGCTGCGGCTCCCGGTGGTCCTCAGTTTCTATCAGGCCCTGCGGGAAAGGGGCCTGGTAGCCGGGGGTAGAGTGCCCCGCGATCTGGCGGCGCTCGTGGCGCTTTTACCACCGGTAGCGGCTGGCGTTGGCGAGGGGAGGGGCGGGCGGTGA
- the cobN gene encoding cobaltochelatase subunit CobN has product MVRVLFYTAVEGDLVPLARAVRAVLQEERGKLTVVARARRDVCGSAGEEALLAAARECDFVFLHLMGGPESLPGFDAVASVARERGIALHAQPTAAEDDTALRALSTVSDSDYDLLRRYVSYGGSTNFAALLRWCLWRAGRAAPPPPPEPVPWEGIYHPRLGRFVTPEAFWAAVAPGKPVVALLFYQSWWLAENLAFIDQLVSAVEARGAVALPVFLYATPSAALGSRGIAWVVANFLCRDGKPAVDAVISTLMFAQTQATPTYNRQAPENFYLTLGVPVVKAIAAVTARDEWVASLQGLAPLDVIMSMALPEFDGQLITVPVAFREETERDPLTGATLVRYRPDAERTVKVAALAVNWARLKRLPPGERRVAVILHNYPPRTDRIGCAFGLDTPASLFRLLMALRDAGFRVEGLPEDPAALFRLVLAGMTNDTAWLPSEEMARRAVGKVPPEKYQEWFAGLPEAVRERLQENWGPPPGEVLSYRGKLLVPGRVFGNVFVGLQPPRGFDAQAEAAYHSPDLSPPYQYLAFYRWLKEEFGADVVLHLGKHGTLEWLPGKSAGLAATCFPDVALGELPNVYPYIVNNPGEGTQAKRRAWACVVDHLVPVMTGAGRYGELEVIETLCREYQEARQLDPGKLPVLEKRIWEQVVKSSLDRDLSVDEEAAFADFPAFVERLHGYLHEIGDSLIRDGLHILGEVPAGERLVEMLLSLCRLPHGEVPALREAVAAALGYNYEALAAAPGRWWPEFGATGAALLEKVEERCRECLRRLAAAGFARESVPALVAAVCGRAVPEVEWMLGFVAEEVWPRLRATEGEVGACVGALAGQYVPPGPAGAPTRGRLDVLPTGRNFYSVDPQAVPTRAAWEVGKSLAAALLTRYLAARGTYPENVGLVIWATTEMRTGGENVAAALYLLGVAPVWEEATGRVKGLRVISREELGRPRVDVTLRVSGLFRDTFLNVVHLLDDAVRLVAALEEPENPVRRNFQAAFTAALQAGKDQATASEEALFRIFSDPPGAYGAGVNHLVDNKNWEKEADLATAYLVWGGYAYGRRVYAREAKAVFARRLATLDCTVKNEDSREVDIFDDDCFYAYHGGMVAAARAFGAAPLSFVGDSSDPRRVQVRTLAEEARRLFRARVLNPKYIAGMKRHGFKGAGDLSRMVDYIFGWDATARVIEDWMYAGLAARYLFDPEMRTWFAAVNPWALAHIAARLLEAIARGLWKADAATRQEIEAVYLEMEGYIEERLGGEFSGGGGGRAGAGSGSG; this is encoded by the coding sequence ATGGTCCGCGTTCTTTTTTACACGGCCGTAGAGGGAGACCTGGTGCCGCTTGCCCGCGCGGTGCGGGCGGTGCTCCAGGAAGAGCGGGGCAAGCTTACGGTTGTTGCGCGGGCGCGGCGGGACGTTTGCGGCTCTGCCGGAGAAGAGGCGCTCCTCGCGGCCGCCCGGGAATGCGACTTCGTTTTCCTCCACCTGATGGGCGGGCCGGAGTCGCTGCCCGGGTTTGACGCCGTGGCAAGCGTGGCGCGGGAGCGCGGGATTGCGCTGCACGCCCAGCCGACAGCGGCGGAAGACGATACCGCTTTGCGGGCGCTGAGCACCGTAAGCGACTCAGATTACGACCTTCTGCGCCGGTACGTGAGTTACGGCGGGAGCACCAACTTTGCGGCGCTGCTGCGCTGGTGCCTGTGGCGGGCCGGCAGGGCGGCGCCCCCACCCCCGCCGGAGCCGGTTCCCTGGGAGGGAATCTACCACCCGCGGCTGGGGCGGTTCGTGACGCCCGAAGCTTTCTGGGCGGCGGTGGCGCCGGGAAAACCCGTGGTCGCGCTTCTCTTTTACCAGAGTTGGTGGCTGGCGGAAAACTTAGCGTTCATCGACCAGTTAGTAAGCGCGGTCGAGGCAAGGGGTGCGGTTGCGCTGCCGGTTTTCCTCTACGCCACCCCGAGCGCGGCCCTCGGCAGCCGGGGGATCGCGTGGGTGGTGGCGAATTTCCTCTGCCGGGACGGAAAACCGGCAGTAGACGCGGTTATTTCCACCCTGATGTTTGCCCAGACCCAGGCCACACCCACTTACAACCGGCAGGCCCCGGAGAACTTTTACCTTACGCTCGGCGTGCCGGTGGTGAAGGCGATTGCGGCGGTGACCGCGCGGGATGAGTGGGTGGCGAGCCTGCAGGGGCTCGCGCCGCTCGACGTGATTATGAGCATGGCGCTGCCGGAGTTTGACGGCCAGCTGATCACCGTGCCGGTTGCCTTCCGGGAGGAGACGGAACGCGACCCGCTTACTGGCGCCACCCTGGTCCGCTACCGGCCCGACGCCGAGCGGACGGTGAAGGTGGCGGCGCTGGCGGTGAACTGGGCGAGACTCAAGCGGCTGCCGCCGGGAGAGCGGCGGGTGGCGGTAATCCTGCACAACTACCCGCCCCGCACCGACCGAATCGGCTGCGCCTTCGGGCTCGACACCCCGGCCAGCCTCTTCCGGCTGCTCATGGCGCTGCGGGACGCGGGTTTTCGGGTGGAGGGGCTTCCGGAGGATCCAGCCGCTCTTTTCCGGCTGGTGCTGGCAGGGATGACCAACGATACCGCTTGGCTACCTTCCGAAGAAATGGCGCGCCGGGCGGTGGGGAAGGTCCCGCCCGAAAAGTACCAGGAGTGGTTTGCCGGGCTGCCGGAGGCGGTGCGGGAGCGGCTCCAAGAAAACTGGGGGCCACCACCGGGCGAGGTTTTAAGCTACCGGGGGAAGTTGCTGGTTCCCGGTAGGGTTTTCGGCAACGTTTTCGTGGGCCTCCAGCCGCCCCGGGGCTTTGACGCTCAGGCTGAGGCGGCCTACCACAGCCCGGACTTATCACCTCCTTACCAGTATCTCGCCTTTTACCGGTGGCTCAAGGAGGAATTCGGCGCGGACGTGGTGCTGCACTTAGGGAAGCACGGGACGCTCGAGTGGCTGCCGGGGAAAAGCGCGGGCCTGGCGGCGACCTGTTTCCCGGACGTGGCGCTTGGCGAGTTGCCTAATGTTTACCCTTATATCGTCAACAACCCGGGCGAGGGGACGCAGGCCAAGCGGCGCGCCTGGGCCTGCGTCGTCGACCACCTAGTGCCGGTGATGACGGGCGCCGGAAGGTACGGGGAACTGGAGGTGATAGAGACGCTCTGCCGGGAGTACCAGGAGGCGCGGCAGTTAGACCCAGGGAAGCTGCCGGTGCTCGAGAAAAGGATCTGGGAGCAGGTGGTTAAGTCTTCCCTCGACCGGGACCTGTCGGTGGACGAGGAGGCGGCATTCGCTGACTTCCCGGCCTTTGTAGAACGGCTCCACGGCTACCTCCACGAGATCGGCGACAGCCTCATCCGCGACGGGTTGCACATCCTGGGCGAGGTGCCGGCGGGGGAGCGGTTGGTCGAAATGCTCCTGAGCCTCTGCCGCTTGCCCCACGGCGAAGTACCGGCCTTGCGGGAAGCGGTGGCGGCAGCGCTTGGTTACAACTACGAAGCGCTCGCGGCGGCGCCGGGACGCTGGTGGCCTGAGTTTGGGGCGACTGGTGCGGCGCTCTTAGAAAAGGTCGAAGAGAGGTGCCGGGAGTGTCTTAGGCGCCTGGCGGCGGCCGGTTTTGCGCGGGAAAGTGTTCCGGCGCTGGTGGCGGCGGTTTGCGGTCGCGCGGTCCCGGAGGTAGAGTGGATGCTCGGCTTTGTGGCGGAAGAGGTCTGGCCGCGGCTGCGGGCAACAGAGGGAGAGGTGGGGGCTTGTGTGGGTGCCCTGGCGGGGCAGTACGTTCCGCCGGGACCAGCAGGGGCGCCGACCCGGGGGCGGCTCGACGTTTTGCCGACGGGGCGCAATTTCTATTCCGTCGACCCGCAGGCGGTGCCCACCCGCGCGGCCTGGGAAGTGGGGAAAAGCCTGGCGGCGGCGCTTCTCACCCGGTATCTTGCGGCGCGGGGCACCTATCCGGAGAATGTGGGGCTGGTGATCTGGGCCACGACGGAGATGCGCACGGGCGGCGAAAACGTGGCGGCGGCGCTTTACCTTCTCGGGGTGGCGCCGGTCTGGGAGGAGGCGACAGGCCGGGTGAAGGGACTTAGGGTAATCTCCCGGGAGGAGCTTGGCCGGCCGCGGGTGGACGTGACGCTCCGGGTTTCCGGGCTCTTCCGGGATACTTTCCTCAATGTGGTTCACCTCTTAGATGACGCGGTGCGCCTGGTGGCGGCGTTAGAGGAGCCGGAAAACCCGGTCCGGCGCAATTTTCAGGCTGCCTTTACTGCGGCGCTGCAGGCGGGAAAGGATCAGGCTACCGCTAGCGAGGAAGCGCTTTTCCGGATTTTTTCCGACCCGCCGGGGGCTTACGGGGCGGGAGTTAACCACCTGGTCGATAATAAGAACTGGGAAAAGGAGGCCGACCTGGCGACGGCCTACCTTGTCTGGGGCGGTTACGCTTACGGGCGGCGGGTCTACGCGCGGGAGGCAAAAGCGGTTTTCGCGCGGCGCCTGGCGACGCTTGACTGCACGGTGAAGAATGAAGACAGCCGGGAAGTGGATATCTTCGACGACGATTGCTTTTACGCTTACCACGGGGGAATGGTGGCCGCAGCGCGCGCTTTTGGCGCTGCGCCCTTGAGCTTCGTAGGGGACTCATCCGACCCCCGCCGGGTGCAGGTGCGGACCCTGGCCGAGGAAGCGCGGCGCCTCTTCCGGGCGCGGGTACTCAACCCGAAGTACATCGCGGGGATGAAGCGGCACGGCTTCAAGGGCGCAGGTGACCTTTCCCGCATGGTGGACTACATTTTCGGCTGGGACGCCACCGCACGGGTGATCGAAGATTGGATGTACGCGGGGTTGGCGGCGCGGTACCTTTTTGACCCGGAGATGCGGACCTGGTTTGCGGCGGTAAACCCGTGGGCACTCGCGCATATCGCGGCCCGGCTCTTAGAGGCGATCGCCCGGGGGTTGTGGAAGGCCGACGCCGCCACGCGCCAGGAGATAGAGGCGGTCTACCTGGAGATGGAGGGGTACATCGAGGAGCGGCTGGGCGGGGAGTTTTCCGGGGGAGGTGGCGGCCGTGCGGGAGCCGGTTCTGGAAGCGGTTGA